In one window of Mesoplodon densirostris isolate mMesDen1 chromosome 4, mMesDen1 primary haplotype, whole genome shotgun sequence DNA:
- the STOML1 gene encoding LOW QUALITY PROTEIN: stomatin-like protein 1 (The sequence of the model RefSeq protein was modified relative to this genomic sequence to represent the inferred CDS: inserted 1 base in 1 codon), whose amino-acid sequence MLGRSGSRALPLGDFYRFHQSSFGFLGSQEGCLSPEPGGMGPGAGEWPPSTADPDAPQSWPSCLCHGLISFLGFLLLMITFPISGWFALKIVPTYERMIVFRRGRIRTPQGPGMVLLLPFIDSFQRVDLRTRAFSVPPRKLTSKAEVVLSVGADVYFRIWDPVLSVMTVKDLNTATCMMAQNAMIKALLKRPLWEILMEELKISDQLLLEINDVTRAWGLEVDRVALAVEVVLQLPQDSPAGLNLYSTLQQLALHFLGGGMSSVAGGAPLPEPADTLDMVNKVEPSAPRGGXSSPKQPVAEGLLMALKPFLSEALVSQVEACYQFNVVLPSGAQSIYFLDLTRGQGRVGHGVPDAMPDVVLEMAEEDLQALLCRELQPLEAYLSGQLKVKGDLVAFMELDTVFRALK is encoded by the exons ATGCTCGGCAGGTCTGGGTCCCGGGCGCTGCCGTTGGGGGACTTCTACCGTTTCCATCAGTCGAGCTTTGGCTTCCTGGGCTCGCAGGAGGGTTGCTTGTCCCCGGAGCCGGGCGGCATGGGGCCGGGGGCCGGTGAGTGGCCGCCCAGCACAGCGGACCCGG ATGCACCTCAGAGCTGGCCTTCCTGCCTCTGCCATGGCCTCATCAGTTTCCTGGGGTTCTTGCTGCTGATGATCACCTTCCCCATTTCTGGTTGGTTTGCCCTGAAG ATCGTGCCCACCTATGAGCGCATGATCGTGTTTCGACGGGGCCGGATCCGCACCCCTCAAGGACCCGGTATGGTTCTGCTCCTGCCCTTCATTGACTCCTTTCAGAGGGTGGATCTGAGGACACGAGCCTTCAGTGTCCCTCCTCGCAAG TTGACCTCTAAGGCTGAGGTTGTGCTGTCTGTGGGGGCTGATGTCTACTTCCGCATCTGGGACCCGGTACTGTCGGTGATGACAGTGAAGGACCTGAACACAGCCACATGCATGATGGCCCAGAATGCCATGATCAAGGCTCTGCTCAAGAGGCCTCTGTGGGAGATCCTGATGGAGGAGCTCAAGATCAGCGACCAGCTCCTG CTGGAGATCAACGATGTGaccagggcctgggggctggAGGTGGACCGCGTGGCTCTGGCAGTGGAGGTCGTGCTCCAGCTGCCCCAGGACAGTCCAGCTGGACTCAACCTGTACAGCACCCTGCAGCAGCTGGCCCTCCACTTCCTGGGAGGAGGCATGTCTTCAGTGGCAGGAGGTGCCCCACTCCCCGAGCCAG CAGATACCTTGGATATGGTGAACAAGGTTGAGCCATCTGCCCCTCGTGGTG GGTCCAGCCCCAAGCAGCCTGTGGCCGAGGGGCTGCTGATGGCTCTGAAGCCCTTCCTGTCTGAGGCCCTGGTCAGCCAGGTCGAGGCCTGCTACCAGTTCAATGTCGTCCTGCCCAGTGGCGCACAAAGCATCTACTTCTTGGACCTCACTAGAG GGCAAGGGAGGGTGGGACATGGGGTGCCTGATGCCATGCCTGATGTGGTGTTGGAGATGGCTGAGGAGGACCTGCAGGCCCTGTTGTGCAGGGAGCTGCAGCCCCTGGAGGCCTACCTGAGCGGGCAGCTGAAGGTGAAGGGCGACCTGGTTGCGTTCATGGAGCTGGACACTGTCTTCAGGGCCTTGAAGTAG